From Euwallacea similis isolate ESF13 chromosome 11, ESF131.1, whole genome shotgun sequence, the proteins below share one genomic window:
- the LOC136412325 gene encoding CUB and sushi domain-containing protein 2-like isoform X2, whose translation MIRPLFVAFIIYVHHAFAGYIEKVIVRGCESCQLMLTCRQLDSLIAILDVDFQAESSVYDTGLMKNRTMRPFPPDHPRDSLNKRCSGLSHCSFILTEDSPGSEAFGPGNVTIKYACATGDKVHPYCNTDIHLNNSSSSGFIHNPGYPRLYAGQKKCVWKITAPLYQKVRLRILDVALFDTKVLSQEECRDVLEVIDSDQAIYSTCTQEHPPVEVVSASEVVELVLTSRQLINPRRGVLIYYSIEGCSLVPPPKNAYLVSYNDTIATYSCRRGYVFPDTQTKTRSISCFAASWNVSTPLLDCEWPGKVSEAVINLKSIVQISESMASELVAPIVLMLILFALNGVVVFYIYRARKKQVVEVADEELGTFTESQQ comes from the exons ATGATTCGGCCCTTGTTTGTAGCATTTATCATATACGTGCACCATGCTTTTGCAGGATATATTG AAAAGGTGATAGTGAGAGGCTGTGAGTCTTGTCAATTGATGCTGACCTGTCGTCAATTGGACTCCCTTATCGCCATCCTGGATGTGGATTTTCAGGCTGAAAGCTCAGTATATGACACTGGGCTCATGAAAAATCGAACTATGAGGCCTTTCCCCCCAGATCATCCCCGAGATTCTCTGAACAAGAG ATGTTCCGGTCTAAGTCACTGCAGTTTCATTTTAACCGAGGACAGTCCTGGAAGCGAAGCATTTGGACCTGGAAATGTTACTATAAAATACGCATGCGCAACCG GGGATAAAGTGCACCCTTACTGCAACACCGACATCCACCTGAACAACTCCTCGTCTTCTGGATTTATTCACAATCCAGGTTATCCGCGACTATACGCAGGGCAGAAAAAATGCGTGTGGAAAATCACAGCTCCGCTTTATCAGAAAGTCAGGTTGAGAATCTTGGATGTCGCTCTTTTCG ATACCAAAGTGTTATCTCAAGAGGAATGCAGAGACGTCTTGGAGGTAATTGACAGCGACCAAGCAATTTATTCTACTTGCACGCAGGAGCATCCTCCAGTTGAAGTGGTGTCTGCTAGTGAAGTTGTGGAG ttagTGCTTACATCTAGACAGTTGATAAATCCCAGAAGAGGagttcttatttattattcaattgaAGGGTGTTCCTTGGTGCCTCCCCCAAAAAACGCCTACTTGGTGTCTTACAATGATACAATAGCTACATACTCCTGCAGGAGGGGCTATGTGTTTCCAGACACTCAGACCAAAACACGGTCAATTAGCTGCTTTGCTGCTTCATGGAATGTATCTACCCCATTGCTGGATTGTGaat GGCCCGGGAAAGTATCTGAGGCTGTGATAAATCTCAAAAGTATAGTACAGATATCAGAATCAATGGCTTCAg aattAGTAGCTCCCATCGTCCTCATGCTGATCCTCTTCGCTCTAAACGGTGTTGTGGTGTTCTACATTTACAGAGCCAGAAAGAA GCAAGTCGTCGAAGTTGCAGACGAAGAACTGGGAACCTTCACTGAAAGTCAGCAATGA
- the LOC136412214 gene encoding membrane alanyl aminopeptidase-like, which translates to MGVSRHLLLILISVSLVHSEDFRLPETVSPSKYVVDLLIPHEVFTGDNTTFEGEVTMTFTVTESTSQIKLHQRVNGTRYTLFNEDEEISVTNEYNSVTEIDTLSTATNLTTGVSYNLRTTYYATFESTAMKGFYISTYKQENGTIAYLVTTQFQPTSARHAFPCLDEPQYKATFVISLTYPDGLTALGNTNIKSNTTVDGGYIKSTYEETTTMSTYLIAFIISEFTCTEGDTIASGVPHRVCSRDEEVNERKFAVEIGPPLLRSLESITGIKFGEYMPKMDQVAIPDFSAGAMENWGLVTYRETGLLYNEEDTSSNYKKNLALVVAHEFTHMWFGNLVTCKWWDYTFLNEGFARFYQYFAAATTQQFLDWQLEKHFVVEQVHTALLADSTATAQELTSKCANSTEVSAKFGTISYNKGASIFRMIETNILGPINFVYGIRDYLSLNQLTGTEPQDLWTSLAKFVPASNLPASTTLEAVLENWVEYNGHPVVKVSVNGNDVDLTQERFLLSSATNSERAYYVPITYTLSNDTSKFSNTTVKEWLTPKEKSVLLEGALSNSDWIILNNRQSGYYRVDYDDTLRTNIISQLHSNHLAIDVLNRAQIISDSYNFARAGRNGGYAPEKWNFQKVFHVLTYLHHEVDYFPWYATIIGNNYLLTRIGYDSEEGKLFTSFMLTLMKEVYNTVPFETLDPNNQVYSMKQALILSKVCQYGEETCISYAKNIFAEYRENGTKVPKDLKTTVYCNALRYSDDINRDYEFLWEKYTETDLSTEIITIYQGLGCSQDITLLKQLLGQTIDETAGIRTQDFANVWSYVYTSSKNGTNAALEYITENYVELNDAYDSVGSLISTIAGYIYDEDQLEKLDVLANNEKISDAHKTIVNNAKKSATETIQWAKNLKEDVVTFLKEYEGENGGAKMSKSSFAIVAVLLLLQKWLF; encoded by the exons ATGGGGGTATCTCGGCACTTGCTGCTGATTTTGATTAGTGTCTCTTTAGTGCATTCAGAAGATTTTAGACTACCAGAGACAGTTTCGCCCTCTAAATATGTGGTGGATTTGCTCATCCCTCATGAAGTATTCACGGGAGACAATACCACATTTGAAG GGGAGGTTACTATGACCTTTACAGTGACTGAGAGCACTTCGCAGATCAAACTGCATCAAAGGGTCAACGGCACTCGCTATACTTTATTCAATGAAGATGAGGAAATATCAGTCACTAACGAATACAATTCAGTTACAGAAATCGATACTCTAAGCACAGCCACCAATTTAACCACTGGAGTCTCCTATAATTTACGCACCAC CTATTACGCCACTTTTGAGTCTACAGCCATGAAGGGCTTCTACATTAGTACCTACAAGCAAGAAAATGGCACCATCGCCTATTTAGTGACCACCCAATTTCAGCCCACCTCGGCCAGGCACGCGTTTCCATGCCTGGACGAACCGCAATATAAAGCCACTTTCGTCATTAGTCTCACCTACCCTGATGGACTAACAGCTTTAGGCAACACTAATATTAAATCTAATACCACAGTTGACGG TGGCTACATTAAGTCTACCTATGAAGAAACCACTACCATGTCTACATACCTTATAGCTTTTATTATATCGGAGTTTACCTGCACTGAGGGAGATACCATTGCAAGTGGGGTGCCTCACCGAGTGTGCTCTAGGGATGAAGAGGTGAATGAGAGGAAATTTGCAGTGGAAATTGGGCCTCCGTTGCTGCGCAGCTTAGAGAGCATAACTGGGATCAAGTTTG GGGAGTATATGCCTAAAATGGACCAGGTAGCAATTCCCGACTTCTCAGCTGGTGCTATGGAAAATTGGGGATTGGTCACATATAGAGAAACAGGCTTGCTCTACAACGAAGAAGACACGTCATCGAACTATAAGAAGAACTTGGCCTTGGTGGTGGCCCATGAGTTCACCCATATGTGGTTCGGGAATTTAGTCACCTGCAAATGGTGGGATTATACGTTTTTAAACGAGGGCTTCGCCCGGTTTTACCAGTACTTTGCTGCTGCCACGACGCAACAATTCCTGGACTGGCAGCTGGAGAAACACTTCGTCGTGGAACAAGTCCATACAGCTTTGCTCGCTGACTCTACTGCGACCGCTCAGGAGTTAACTTCAAAATGTGCAAATTCCACGGAAGTTTCTGCGAAATTTGGCACTATCAGTTATAACAAGGGAGCCTCCATTTTTAGGATGATTGAGACCAATATTTTGGGCCCAATAAACTTCGTTTATGGCATCAGAGATTATTTATCTCTCAA CCAACTTACAGGGACTGAGCCTCAAGATCTTTGGACCTCTTTAGCAAAATTCGTCCCTGCTTCTAACCTACCTGCCTCAACCACTTTAGAAGCAGTTCTAGAGAATTGGGTGGAGTATAACGGACATCCGGTGGTTAAAGTTAGCGTTAATGGGAATGACGTAGACTTAACTCAG GAGAGATTCCTATTATCCTCTGCAACTAATTCGGAGAGGGCATATTACGTCCCTATTACCTACACTTTATCCAATGACACCAGCAAGTTCTCCAATACCACTGTAAAAGAATGGTTAacccccaaagaaaaaagtgtgCTATTAGAGGGAGCTTTAAGCAACAGCGAttggattattttaaataaccgaCAATCAG GTTATTATAGGGTGGATTATGATGACACCCTCAGGACTAACATTATCTCTCAATTGCACTCCAACCACCTGGCCATAGACGTCCTCAATAGAGCCCAAATTATCAGTGATTCTTACAACTTTGCCAGGGCTGGACGCAATGGAGGATACGCCCctgaaaaatggaatttccAAAAGGTTTTCCACGTCTTGACCTATCTCCATCACGAGGTGGATTATTTTCCTTGGTATGCTACAATTATTGGGAACAACTATCTGTTGACGCGCATTGG ATATGACTCTGAGGAGGGAAAGTTATTCACATCGTTCATGCTAACTTTAATGAAAGAAGTGTACAATACTGTACCCTTTGAGACTCTAGACCCCAACAACCAAGTTTATAGTATGAAACAAGCTTTGATTCTCTCAAAAGTTTGCCAATATGGCGAAGAAACTTGTATTAGCTACGCCAAGAATATCTTTGCAGAATATCGTGAGAATGGCACCAA AGTCCCAAAAGATTTGAAAACTACCGTATACTGCAACGCCCTGCGATACAGTGACGATATAAACAGAGATTATGAGTTTTTGTGGGAAAAATACACTGAAACTGATTTGTCCACTGAGATAATCACCATTTACCAGGGTTTGGGATGCTCTCAGGATATCACCTTGCTAAAGCAGTTGTTGGGACAGACCATTGATGAAACTGCAGGAATAAGAACGCAAGACTTTGCCAATGTTTGGTCATATGTTTACACCAGTAGCAAGAATGGTACTAATGCAGCTTTAGAGTATATTACTGAGAATTATGTTGAGCTCAATGATGC GTATGACAGTGTTGGATCTTTGATCTCCACTATTGCCGGCTACATATACGATGAGGATCAGCTCGAGAAG TTAGATGTCTTGgctaataatgaaaaaatatcagacGCTCATAAGACTATAGTAAATAATGCCAAAAAGTCAGCTACTGAAACCATTCAATGGGCGAAAAATCTGAAGGAGGATGtggtaacatttttaaaagaatatgaAGGCGAAAATGGGGGCGCAAAAATGTCCAAATCCTCCTTTGCCATAGTTGCAGTACTTTTGCttttgcaaaaatggttattttaG
- the LOC136412325 gene encoding uncharacterized protein isoform X1, which produces MIRPLFVAFIIYVHHAFAGYIEKVIVRGCESCQLMLTCRQLDSLIAILDVDFQAESSVYDTGLMKNRTMRPFPPDHPRDSLNKRCSGLSHCSFILTEDSPGSEAFGPGNVTIKYACATGDKVHPYCNTDIHLNNSSSSGFIHNPGYPRLYAGQKKCVWKITAPLYQKVRLRILDVALFDTKVLSQEECRDVLEVIDSDQAIYSTCTQEHPPVEVVSASEVVELVLTSRQLINPRRGVLIYYSIEGCSLVPPPKNAYLVSYNDTIATYSCRRGYVFPDTQTKTRSISCFAASWNVSTPLLDCEWPGKVSEAVINLKSIVQISESMASELVAPIVLMLILFALNGVVVFYIYRARKNSFRHRRPSNFGNREWQRGRLYYGSMENHNNCSLRGKSSKLQTKNWEPSLKVSNEKWP; this is translated from the exons ATGATTCGGCCCTTGTTTGTAGCATTTATCATATACGTGCACCATGCTTTTGCAGGATATATTG AAAAGGTGATAGTGAGAGGCTGTGAGTCTTGTCAATTGATGCTGACCTGTCGTCAATTGGACTCCCTTATCGCCATCCTGGATGTGGATTTTCAGGCTGAAAGCTCAGTATATGACACTGGGCTCATGAAAAATCGAACTATGAGGCCTTTCCCCCCAGATCATCCCCGAGATTCTCTGAACAAGAG ATGTTCCGGTCTAAGTCACTGCAGTTTCATTTTAACCGAGGACAGTCCTGGAAGCGAAGCATTTGGACCTGGAAATGTTACTATAAAATACGCATGCGCAACCG GGGATAAAGTGCACCCTTACTGCAACACCGACATCCACCTGAACAACTCCTCGTCTTCTGGATTTATTCACAATCCAGGTTATCCGCGACTATACGCAGGGCAGAAAAAATGCGTGTGGAAAATCACAGCTCCGCTTTATCAGAAAGTCAGGTTGAGAATCTTGGATGTCGCTCTTTTCG ATACCAAAGTGTTATCTCAAGAGGAATGCAGAGACGTCTTGGAGGTAATTGACAGCGACCAAGCAATTTATTCTACTTGCACGCAGGAGCATCCTCCAGTTGAAGTGGTGTCTGCTAGTGAAGTTGTGGAG ttagTGCTTACATCTAGACAGTTGATAAATCCCAGAAGAGGagttcttatttattattcaattgaAGGGTGTTCCTTGGTGCCTCCCCCAAAAAACGCCTACTTGGTGTCTTACAATGATACAATAGCTACATACTCCTGCAGGAGGGGCTATGTGTTTCCAGACACTCAGACCAAAACACGGTCAATTAGCTGCTTTGCTGCTTCATGGAATGTATCTACCCCATTGCTGGATTGTGaat GGCCCGGGAAAGTATCTGAGGCTGTGATAAATCTCAAAAGTATAGTACAGATATCAGAATCAATGGCTTCAg aattAGTAGCTCCCATCGTCCTCATGCTGATCCTCTTCGCTCTAAACGGTGTTGTGGTGTTCTACATTTACAGAGCCAGAAAGAA ttcGTTTAGGCATCGGAGACCTTCAAATTTCGGTAATCGTGAGTGGCAACGGGGTCGTCTTTATTACGGTTCCATGGAAAACCATAATAACTGTTCTTTGAGAG GCAAGTCGTCGAAGTTGCAGACGAAGAACTGGGAACCTTCACTGAAAGTCAGCAATGAAAAATGGCCTTAA